Proteins encoded together in one Microplitis mediator isolate UGA2020A chromosome 7, iyMicMedi2.1, whole genome shotgun sequence window:
- the LOC130670796 gene encoding arylalkylamine N-acetyltransferase 1-like isoform X1, which yields MEQIITDKLAKSHITVGFTNSKDDSIQKKMTRYSLADIMDEIPMDYHIQIIGQESKPQVLAFLRRFFFRDEPLNYNIKLIPEGENSTCVPLEKYSMSSIDENLSLMAVSSNGHIVGVQLNGTTVAPEDTDEPDFIKNCENEKFKKILRLLHYVDRKADVLSRYPDKKIIDVKIISVDSNWRGKGIAAALCTKTMEMAKELNYDYIRTDASSHFTGKLCKRLGFEPIYELKYQDYVDSNGNPIFTPAQPHTCMSTYIKKL from the exons ATGGAGCAGATTATTACGGATAAATTGGCTAAATCTCATATTACTGTTGGTTTTACCAACAGTAAAGATGATtcgatacagaaaaaaatgacacGTTACTCg TTGGCAGATATAATGGATGAGATACCGATGGATTatcatattcaaattattggacAAGAAAGTAAACCACAAGTACTGGCATTTCTtcgtcgttttttttttcgcgacGAACCGttgaattataatattaaacttaTTCCCGAAGGTGAAAATAGTACTTGCGTACCGCTAGAAAAGTACAGTATGTCATCCATTGATGAAAATTTGAGTTTGATGGCTGTTTCATCGAATGGACATATTGTGGGAGTGCAACTTaatg gtaCTACAGTCGCACCGGAAGACACGGACGAAccagatttcataaaaaattgcgaaaatgaaaaatttaaaaaaatactcagaCTGTTGCATTATGTCGACAGAAAAGCTGATGTCCTTAGTCGGTATccggataaaaaaattatagatgttaaaattatatctGTTGATAGTAATTGGCGAGGCAAAGGTATTGCTGCTGCGCTTTGTACAAAAACTat GGAAATGGCCAAGGAATTGAATTACGATTACATTCGTACCGATGCAAGTTCTCATTTTACTGGAAAACTATGCAAGCGtctaggtttcgagccaataTATGAACTTAAGTACCAAGATTACGTTGATAGTAATGGGAACCCTATTTTTACACCTGCTCAACCGCACACTTGCATGAGTACGTATATTAAAAAGTTGTAA
- the LOC130670796 gene encoding arylalkylamine N-acetyltransferase 1-like isoform X2, with product MDEIPMDYHIQIIGQESKPQVLAFLRRFFFRDEPLNYNIKLIPEGENSTCVPLEKYSMSSIDENLSLMAVSSNGHIVGVQLNGTTVAPEDTDEPDFIKNCENEKFKKILRLLHYVDRKADVLSRYPDKKIIDVKIISVDSNWRGKGIAAALCTKTMEMAKELNYDYIRTDASSHFTGKLCKRLGFEPIYELKYQDYVDSNGNPIFTPAQPHTCMSTYIKKL from the exons ATGGATGAGATACCGATGGATTatcatattcaaattattggacAAGAAAGTAAACCACAAGTACTGGCATTTCTtcgtcgttttttttttcgcgacGAACCGttgaattataatattaaacttaTTCCCGAAGGTGAAAATAGTACTTGCGTACCGCTAGAAAAGTACAGTATGTCATCCATTGATGAAAATTTGAGTTTGATGGCTGTTTCATCGAATGGACATATTGTGGGAGTGCAACTTaatg gtaCTACAGTCGCACCGGAAGACACGGACGAAccagatttcataaaaaattgcgaaaatgaaaaatttaaaaaaatactcagaCTGTTGCATTATGTCGACAGAAAAGCTGATGTCCTTAGTCGGTATccggataaaaaaattatagatgttaaaattatatctGTTGATAGTAATTGGCGAGGCAAAGGTATTGCTGCTGCGCTTTGTACAAAAACTat GGAAATGGCCAAGGAATTGAATTACGATTACATTCGTACCGATGCAAGTTCTCATTTTACTGGAAAACTATGCAAGCGtctaggtttcgagccaataTATGAACTTAAGTACCAAGATTACGTTGATAGTAATGGGAACCCTATTTTTACACCTGCTCAACCGCACACTTGCATGAGTACGTATATTAAAAAGTTGTAA